The Pirellulales bacterium genomic sequence TGCAGCAAAGGAACGGGAGTGGATTCCCTCGACGAATTCGATTTGTCGCAGCCCAGCTACGAACTGCGCAGCGCCACCCGCTCGCTCGTCACCTACACGCCGGCGATGTTCGACATGCTAGCCGAGCTCGAAGTTGCCGCGACGCACGACGTGACGGTGCTTCTCATCGGCGAGACGGGGAGCGGCAAGACCTACCTTGCGCGGCTCATCCACGAGCTTTCCAGCCGCGTCGAGGAACGGTTTTGCACGGTCGCGTGCGGGGCCTTGCCCCCCGATCTGATCGAGAGCGAGCTCTTCGGCCATGTGAAAGGGGCGTTCACCGGCGCGGAACGCGACAAGGCTGGCAAGTTCGCCGCCGCCGGCCGCGGTTCCTTGCTACTCGATGAAATCGACGTCCTGCCGCTCGACCACCAGGCAAAGCTGCTGCGCGTCCTCGAAACCGGCGAATACGAACCGGTCGGCAGCAACGACACGGCCCATAACGAATCGCGCTTGATCGTCGCCTCGAATTACGATCTCGAACAACTGGTCGCGGCGAATCGCTTTCGCATGGACCTGTACTACCGCCTGAACGTGCTCAAATTCCATCTGCTGCCCCTTCGCGAGCGCCCGCGCGACGTCGAGTTTCTCGCGCGGCAGTTCGTCGCGCGGCATGCCGTCGAGCACGGCATCGTGCTGCACGAGATCACGAGCGATTTTCTCGACGCCCTGGCCAACTACGACTGGCCGGGCAATATCCGCGAGCTGGAAAACGTCACGCGGCGCGCGGTCCTGTACTGCCGCGACGCGGTGCTCACCTCGGAGCAGTTGCCGAGCAATCTGCGTCCCGCGCGCGAGCTGGTCGCGGTCGGCGCCGACGATCGACGACGCAGTTCGCGACTCGAGCTGAGCGTGGAGACGCACGAGCGCCGCATTATCGAAGAATCGCTTGCCCGGCACCAGCAGCATCGTGGCGCCACGGCCCGCTCGCTCGGGATCAGCCGCGTGACGCTCTACAACAAGATGAAAAAATTCGGCCTGTTGGGTTAGGTTTTTCCACCGTGAACCGTCCTATGTTTCGCCGCCTTCGCACATGCTTGCTGCCTGCCGCCGCGCTGGTCGTGGCGTGTGGCGCCTATCGTCTGCTGGCGACGGCCACTCCATCGGTCGCCGCGACCGAGTCGGAGCGCGCCGACAGTCCCGTCTCGATCGTACCGCGGCACAACGTGCCCGCAGTGGTCACCAACGAACAGATCGCGTCGATTCTCGCGCGCGTGCGTCCCCGTCGCAGCGTGATCGACACGAATTATCTGGTACACGCCTTGCGGTTGTGGAGCGCAGCAGCGGACTTCGGCCCCGATGCGTACTCGAGCGGTGGCGAGATGCTCGCCTATTGTCTCGACGATCGCCAGTTCGCGCGTGTTGCCGGCTACACCGCTCCCGCACTAGTAAATGTCTCGTCGCAAGGCGCCAGCGTACGTCGCGCGGTGAGTGGCCGGCCCGATAGCACGACGGGGGCCGTCCACACTGACGATCTGCTCGCCACGCTCGCCGAAATAGGCGTTCCGCTGAGCACGACCGTACACGGGCGAGAAGGCGAAACCACCGTCCAAGCGATGCTCGAGACGTCGCTGGCGAACTTCCACTCGCGGCAATACGAATACGAATGGACCGCCATCGCCGCCGCACGTTATGGCCACATCGATACGCCCTGGAAAAACAGCTTCGGCGAATCGCTCGACGTGGATGACCTCGTCGACGAGCTGCTCGAGCACCCTTGGCGCGAAGGGGTCTGCGGAGGCACGCATCGCCTCGAAGCGCTCGTTGTCCTGCTCCGGGCCGACGAAACGACGCAGGCCTTGTCGGCACGAAACCGACGCCGCATCCGCCAACACCTGGGGGCGGTAGTCGCCCGGCTGACGGCGACGCAAAACAGCGAGGGTTATTGGACGCGAGATTGGGCCAGCAACAAGACCGTCGCGCGCAGTCAGCAAGCGAACGCCGGCAAGACGTCTCCGCTCGCCGATCGCATCCTCGCCACGGGACACCATCTCGAGTGGCTCGCCTTGGCGCCGGCAGACCTGCTGCCGCCACGCGAGGTGATCGTCCGCGCTGGTCAGTGGCTCGCGCGGGCCATGCTCGAAGTCGACGACGAGACGCTCCTGGTCGAGTTCGGTCCCTTTTCGCATGCGGCAAGGGCCCTGTGTCTGTGGCGCGGCTCGGAACCTTGGGAGCTTTGGCAGGCGACGCACGCCGTGCGATCGGCGCACGATTCGAGCACTTGAGTTCTGGATTTCACCGGTACGTGGATTTCGGGCTGGAACGCGAATGAGCACCTACGACACCACCATGCAAGAGACGCTAAGTCTGCCGGCACGCGCGAGCACGTCGTCGTCCGGCGAGCGCGCCGAAAACGCCTGGGTCGTGCGCACGTCGGCGGGGGGGCTCGCCGTCGTAGCAACGCTTGCGATGGTGTTTCTGGTGACGAGTTTCCATCGCCTGAACCACACCGATCTGTGGGGGCATCTCGCGCTGGGACGCTGGATGGTCGATCACCGCGCGCTCGTCAATGCCGAGACGCTCCACGATCTGGCCGCGGGAGTTCTTGACGCCAATGCCTCGCACAAGGCCGTGGTAAATGTTCCCTGGCTGGCGCAGGTACTCGGATACGCCACCTATCGCTTGGCCGGCGCCGATGGCCTGGCCCTGGGACACGCCGCAATCGTGACCTGCGCTTGCGCGTTGGTGATTCTGGCCGTCACGGTGCGTAGCGGTTCGCTGCGTTGGGGAGTAGCGGCGGCCATCGCTACCTATGTGCTATCCCTGCCCGTCGTCGGCACCATCCGTCCGCAACTGTTCGGCATGTTGTTTCTGCCGTGCGTGCTGTATGGCATCGCCGATCTCAAGGACCGTGCGCAGGCCATTCTCTGGCTGCCGGTGGTCATGGCGGTCTGGGCGAATCTGCACGGTTCGTTCGCGGTGGGGTTAATCGTGCTCGCCTGCTGGACCGCCGGCGTGCTGCTCGAGAAGCGGCGCGAGCTGCGTTGCTTTCGCGATGCCGTCCGCGACGAGGAAGTGCGCTGGTACGGCGCCGCGTTGATCCTTTCGCTGCTGGCCTGCTCCGTCAACCCGGCCGGCCCAGCCTTGTTGTGGAACGTGGCACGCTTCTCCGGAGGGTCGAATCTCGCCGAGATCAGCGAGTGGCGCCCGCTCGTGCTCGAAAGCCTGGGAGGAGCGCTCTTCTTCGCTTCGGTGTTGGCGACCTTTGTGGTCGTGCGCTACAGCCCTCGACGCCTGCGGGCAGAAGAGATCGTCACGCTGGTCGTGTTCGCGGCACTCTCGCTGTCGGCGATGCGCATGCTGGCCTGGTGGGCCATTCTGTGGCCGTTCGTGCTCGCACCGCACGTGGCGGCTTGTTTCCGCCGGCAACGTCAGCCGGGCGCCTACGAGAACGAAGCGACGACGCGCCGCACCTGGTTGGCCGTGGCCATCGTCTTTGTGGCGATCATCTGGTCGCCCCCCGCCCACAGCTTGTTGACGGCAACTCCACGAGGGTTGGGAGCCGCCACGGCGCCGACGACTCCGTTGCACGTGGCCGAAGCGCTCGAAGAACACCTGGTGACGGGCCCGCTGTTCGCGCCGATGGACTGGTCCGACTATTTGATCTGGCGCAACGGCGCCCACGTGCGTCCCTTCGTGTTCACCCACGTACACCTGATTGCCGGAGCCGTGTGGAGCGACTTCCTCGAGCTGTCTCGCGGCGGCGCGGGTTGGCTCGACGTGATCGATGCCTACGGCTTGAAGCATCTCGTGCTCGATCGGCAGCGAAACGGCAACCTGCACATGCTTGCCCTGATGAGCCCGCGCTGTCGCGTGCTGTATCAGGATCAACAAGCGGTGCTGGTCGAGGTGTTGCCCGTCGCCGTGAGCCAGCAAGCAGGGCAGGGGGGTGTGGCCGCGGCGCCGGTGCCCCCTTTTACGTTCGAGACATCCACGGCCGAGCGCGATGTCGCCGGAACGCCACCGACGGCAACGCCGGGAAACCGGCATGTTGACGAAACGCCACGCCCCGACAGGGCCAGCGGCGGCGGGGGGGCGGGGGCGTAGCACGCTAAGGCAAGCCAACAAACCACTTGGAGAGTTTCGAGTCGCCGCGCAGACCGTGCCACTCGTGGTGGTACGCCATGTGCTTTGACTACAGCCCGAGGGCTTCGAGCCCCGGGCAACAGGGCCAGACGTCGTCCGCTGCAAAACAACCGCACGACGACTGGCAACGCGAGAGTACAGTCCGCCCAACGTCGGGCGAGCTGAGAGTTTGTTCCCGGGACGAGAAGAAGGAGTATCCCTGTGAAGCGTTTTCTCAAACGCATGTGGAAGGACGAAGGAGGCGTTCTGACGTTCGAATGGATTCTGCTGATTACGGTCCTCACGATTGGTGTCGTGGGGGCGTTGAGCGCGGTTCGTGACGCGATCATCGATGAATTGAGTGACGTCGCC encodes the following:
- a CDS encoding sigma-54-dependent Fis family transcriptional regulator, whose product is MDSLDEFDLSQPSYELRSATRSLVTYTPAMFDMLAELEVAATHDVTVLLIGETGSGKTYLARLIHELSSRVEERFCTVACGALPPDLIESELFGHVKGAFTGAERDKAGKFAAAGRGSLLLDEIDVLPLDHQAKLLRVLETGEYEPVGSNDTAHNESRLIVASNYDLEQLVAANRFRMDLYYRLNVLKFHLLPLRERPRDVEFLARQFVARHAVEHGIVLHEITSDFLDALANYDWPGNIRELENVTRRAVLYCRDAVLTSEQLPSNLRPARELVAVGADDRRRSSRLELSVETHERRIIEESLARHQQHRGATARSLGISRVTLYNKMKKFGLLG